The Streptomyces cynarae genome contains a region encoding:
- a CDS encoding ATP-binding protein has translation MGGLLAWEVIGVLDTQGESAEWTFPADPGAVRTARAVVRGQLRTWGLDELGDVAALLVSELVTNSMRHATGPIGVRLIRAAGPVSTLLVEVSDPLPEFPRERRAGSDEEDGRGLQLVAHSSRRWGTRPADTGKTVWFELAVPC, from the coding sequence ATGGGTGGGCTTCTGGCCTGGGAAGTGATCGGCGTGCTCGACACCCAAGGCGAAAGCGCCGAGTGGACGTTCCCCGCAGACCCCGGTGCGGTCCGCACCGCCCGCGCCGTAGTCCGGGGCCAGCTGCGCACCTGGGGTCTCGACGAGCTCGGCGATGTCGCCGCGCTGCTGGTCAGCGAGCTGGTCACCAACTCGATGCGGCACGCCACGGGCCCCATCGGCGTCCGCCTCATCCGGGCCGCCGGCCCCGTGTCCACTCTGCTCGTCGAGGTCTCCGACCCGCTCCCCGAATTCCCCCGGGAGCGCAGGGCCGGTTCCGACGAGGAGGACGGCCGCGGTCTGCAGCTGGTCGCCCACTCCTCGCGCCGCTGGGGCACCCGGCCGGCGGACACCGGAAAGACGGTCTGGTTCGAGCTCGCGGTTCCCTGCTGA